One Methylobacterium sp. AMS5 genomic region harbors:
- a CDS encoding sensor domain-containing diguanylate cyclase: protein MRISEGEQNRMQAGSLSARWLPLARYVRSARSWIILGVLAPIGMLVLSAIMLLELRQDAWDKAEQTSKDLLQVIERDIARNVEIIDLSLQGVVDNLKAPGLLDTHPSLRRLALFDRAATARDMGVMLVVDENGDSIIDASADTARRLNNADRDYFQAHRTHADLGLHISRPLISRLLGEPVIVLSRRIDKPDGSFGGVVLASLKLSYSSRLFARIGLGREGGINLYLRDGTRVMRYPFVESDIGANIAGAPTFRAFVAKREGSFKGVSVRDGVERYYAFTQVGELPLVLNIALGTREIEAEWREKAAIIGLAVLVLCGLTVLLSLLFGRELRRSAAMQAELARLAQTDVLTGLPNRRHFETVFAQTWETSRLTGRPLALILIDADHFKRYNDRYGHAVGDAVLKGLADSLRASVCRPGDLVARVGGEEFAVLLPGTDHNGATRIAETIHRAIAGVAMPSAGIAPRTVTVSLGLAVHSGSGTAADLYRRADAALYEAKAGGRNQTRYAA from the coding sequence ATGCGTATCTCCGAAGGCGAACAGAACCGGATGCAGGCAGGATCGCTGTCGGCGCGGTGGCTTCCGCTGGCCCGGTACGTCCGCTCCGCCCGGAGCTGGATCATCCTCGGCGTGCTCGCACCGATCGGCATGCTGGTGCTCTCGGCCATCATGCTGCTCGAGCTTCGCCAGGACGCTTGGGACAAAGCCGAGCAGACCTCGAAGGACCTGCTTCAGGTGATCGAGCGCGACATCGCCCGCAATGTCGAGATCATCGATCTGTCCCTCCAGGGCGTCGTCGATAACCTCAAGGCGCCCGGCTTGCTGGACACCCATCCGTCCTTGCGCCGCCTCGCCCTGTTCGACCGCGCCGCGACCGCCCGCGACATGGGGGTCATGCTGGTCGTCGACGAGAACGGCGACAGCATCATCGATGCGAGCGCCGATACGGCCCGCCGGCTCAACAATGCCGACCGCGATTACTTTCAGGCTCACAGGACGCACGCCGATCTCGGCCTGCACATCAGCAGGCCCTTGATATCGCGTCTGCTCGGCGAACCGGTGATCGTGCTGAGCCGGCGCATCGACAAGCCGGACGGCAGCTTCGGTGGCGTGGTGCTGGCGAGCCTGAAACTGTCCTATTCCAGCAGGCTGTTCGCCCGGATCGGGCTTGGTCGCGAAGGCGGGATCAACCTCTACCTGCGCGACGGAACCCGCGTGATGCGCTACCCCTTCGTGGAGAGCGACATCGGTGCGAACATCGCCGGTGCCCCGACCTTCCGGGCCTTCGTCGCCAAGCGCGAAGGCAGCTTCAAGGGGGTCTCCGTCCGCGACGGCGTCGAGCGGTACTACGCCTTCACCCAGGTCGGCGAGTTACCGCTCGTCCTCAACATCGCCCTCGGAACGCGGGAGATCGAGGCGGAGTGGCGGGAGAAGGCCGCCATCATCGGCTTGGCGGTTCTCGTCCTGTGCGGATTGACGGTTCTGCTCTCGCTGCTGTTCGGGCGGGAACTGCGCCGCAGCGCGGCCATGCAGGCCGAGCTGGCTCGCCTTGCCCAGACCGACGTCCTGACCGGCCTGCCGAACCGGCGCCATTTCGAAACGGTCTTCGCCCAGACCTGGGAGACGTCTCGGCTTACGGGCAGGCCGCTGGCGCTCATCCTGATCGATGCCGACCACTTCAAGCGCTACAACGATCGCTACGGCCACGCGGTTGGCGACGCCGTGCTCAAGGGGCTGGCGGACAGCTTGCGCGCCAGCGTTTGCCGACCGGGCGACCTCGTCGCCCGCGTCGGCGGAGAGGAGTTCGCGGTCCTGCTGCCCGGGACCGACCATAACGGCGCGACACGCATCGCCGAGACGATTCACCGTGCGATTGCCGGAGTTGCCATGCCCTCCGCCGGCATCGCTCCCCGAACGGTCACCGTGAGCCTCGGCCTCGCCGTGCATTCCGGCAGCGGCACCGCCGCGGATCTCTATCGGCGCGCCGACGCGGCGCTCTACGAAGCCAAGGCGGGCGGGCGGAATCAGACCCGATATGCGGCCTGA
- a CDS encoding BA14K family protein yields the protein MKSTFALAAMTALLVGTPALAAPAPQSPVDALVRGELPTDYVQYRRYGHRHYGHRRYGYGRGYRRGPGVGAAVGAGVAGLAAGAILGGAIANSQAQAAPVVVQGGADPEAVAACARRFRSYDARSGTYLGNDGARHPCP from the coding sequence ATGAAATCGACCTTCGCCCTCGCCGCCATGACCGCCCTCCTCGTCGGCACGCCGGCTTTGGCTGCGCCCGCGCCGCAGAGTCCGGTGGACGCCCTGGTTCGGGGCGAGCTGCCGACCGACTATGTCCAGTACCGCCGCTACGGCCACCGCCATTACGGGCACCGTCGTTACGGCTACGGTCGAGGCTATCGCCGCGGCCCGGGCGTCGGCGCTGCGGTCGGCGCCGGTGTCGCGGGGCTGGCGGCCGGTGCCATCCTCGGCGGCGCCATCGCCAACTCGCAGGCCCAGGCCGCGCCGGTCGTCGTCCAGGGCGGCGCCGATCCGGAAGCCGTGGCGGCCTGCGCCCGCCGCTTCCGCTCCTACGACGCGCGGAGCGGCACCTATCTCGGCAATGATGGCGCCCGCCACCCCTGCCCGTAA
- a CDS encoding PhnA-like protein produces MTHPSGFQPSPIDGTRSLAYETVALNQVSWGAVFAGAATALVTQVVINLAGVAAGLASVGLDTAENPTASNFSLGAGTWFVASGIVASLVGGLIAGRLAGKPLRGIAGLHGFVSWVVTTLVVLYLLTSAASGVVGSAVSTVGSALGGAGNLVGGTIQTAAQAAAPSLTKVSNPLDRIEQRVKDQAAGQDPQAARDAAVSAVRALLSGDAADKQQAETRAADALAKAQNIPVDQARQQVQDYQKQYEQAVATAKKQAEEAAKTAKSVATQGALYAAIALILGAIAAFLGGLLAAPKPASLTVRD; encoded by the coding sequence GTGACTCACCCTTCCGGCTTCCAACCCTCGCCCATCGACGGCACGCGGAGCCTCGCCTACGAGACCGTGGCCCTCAATCAGGTCTCCTGGGGCGCCGTCTTCGCCGGCGCCGCGACGGCGCTGGTGACGCAGGTCGTCATCAATCTCGCGGGCGTCGCCGCCGGCCTCGCCTCGGTCGGCCTCGACACGGCCGAGAACCCGACGGCGTCGAACTTCTCCCTTGGGGCCGGCACATGGTTCGTCGCCTCCGGTATCGTCGCCTCCCTCGTCGGTGGCCTGATCGCGGGGCGCCTCGCCGGAAAGCCCCTGCGCGGCATCGCCGGGCTGCACGGCTTCGTGTCGTGGGTCGTCACCACCCTCGTCGTCCTCTACCTGCTGACCTCCGCTGCCAGCGGCGTCGTCGGCAGCGCCGTCAGCACCGTGGGTTCGGCCCTCGGCGGAGCGGGCAACCTCGTCGGCGGAACGATCCAGACCGCCGCTCAGGCCGCCGCTCCCTCGCTGACCAAGGTCTCCAACCCGCTCGACCGGATCGAGCAGCGGGTGAAGGATCAGGCTGCCGGCCAAGACCCGCAGGCAGCCCGCGATGCCGCCGTCTCGGCCGTGCGTGCCCTGCTCTCGGGCGACGCAGCCGACAAGCAGCAGGCGGAGACGCGCGCCGCCGACGCGCTCGCCAAGGCGCAGAACATCCCGGTCGATCAAGCGCGTCAGCAGGTCCAGGATTACCAGAAGCAGTACGAGCAGGCGGTCGCCACCGCGAAGAAGCAGGCGGAAGAGGCGGCCAAGACCGCAAAATCGGTCGCGACCCAGGGCGCCCTCTACGCCGCGATCGCGCTGATCCTCGGCGCCATCGCCGCCTTCCTCGGCGGGCTTCTCGCCGCGCCGAAGCCGGCATCCCTGACCGTTCGCGACTGA
- a CDS encoding CsbD family protein, with amino-acid sequence MVDGNRITGAARELGGKVQGAVGDLTGSHNDSAEVRLREAAGRVETIYGQAKDAARHAADEAYDTAEDLYDRGRRSLEEGHERSVEWPHTSLLIAGLVGFGLGLLVRGRS; translated from the coding sequence ATGGTCGATGGGAACAGAATCACGGGCGCCGCCCGTGAGTTGGGCGGCAAGGTACAGGGCGCGGTCGGAGACCTGACCGGTTCCCACAACGATTCGGCCGAGGTCCGTCTGCGCGAGGCCGCGGGCCGGGTGGAGACCATCTACGGTCAGGCCAAGGACGCCGCGCGGCACGCCGCGGACGAGGCCTACGACACCGCCGAGGATCTCTACGATCGCGGCCGCCGCTCCCTGGAAGAGGGACACGAGCGCTCGGTCGAGTGGCCGCACACCTCCCTGCTCATTGCCGGCCTCGTCGGCTTCGGCCTCGGCCTTCTCGTGCGCGGGCGCAGCTGA
- a CDS encoding helix-hairpin-helix domain-containing protein — protein sequence MRSSLLRTFTVLIGLAAAPALAQAPSPAAPSTATKPPASAPATAPAATPSAAPKADTKAELIDINSASAEELSRLKGIGEARSAAIVKGRPYRGKDELVRKKIVPEAVYAGIKDQIIAKQK from the coding sequence ATGCGTTCGTCTCTGCTGCGTACATTCACCGTTCTGATCGGGCTCGCTGCCGCCCCGGCCCTGGCCCAGGCGCCGAGTCCGGCCGCGCCATCCACCGCCACGAAGCCCCCGGCCAGCGCTCCCGCAACCGCGCCGGCCGCCACACCCTCCGCCGCCCCAAAAGCGGATACGAAGGCGGAACTCATCGACATCAACTCGGCCAGTGCCGAGGAGCTGAGCCGGCTCAAAGGCATCGGCGAGGCGCGCTCGGCGGCCATCGTCAAGGGCCGCCCCTACCGGGGCAAGGACGAGCTGGTCCGCAAGAAGATCGTGCCGGAAGCGGTCTATGCCGGCATCAAGGACCAGATCATCGCCAAACAGAAATAG
- a CDS encoding ribonuclease H-like domain-containing protein, whose amino-acid sequence MAAAPARIRLHHGDLPPDFEPGAAIAIDTETLGLNPHRDRLCVVQVSRGDGSADVVQIRPGDPAPERLMAVLADAGVVKIFHFARFDLAVLFNAFGVMPAPVYCTKIASKLARTYTDRHGLKDVVRELVGVDLSKQQQSSDWGAGSLSQAQIDYAASDVLYLHAARERLDAMLARESRTEMAQACFDFLPTRSKLDLAGWPEVDIFAHA is encoded by the coding sequence ATGGCCGCCGCCCCTGCCCGGATCCGCCTCCACCACGGCGACCTGCCGCCCGATTTCGAGCCGGGCGCGGCGATCGCGATCGACACCGAGACGCTGGGGCTCAACCCGCATCGCGATCGGCTCTGCGTCGTGCAGGTGTCCCGCGGCGACGGCAGCGCCGATGTGGTGCAGATCCGGCCCGGCGACCCGGCACCGGAGCGGCTCATGGCGGTCCTGGCCGATGCCGGCGTCGTCAAGATCTTCCACTTCGCCCGGTTCGATCTCGCGGTGCTGTTCAACGCGTTCGGCGTCATGCCGGCTCCGGTCTACTGCACGAAGATCGCCTCGAAGCTCGCCCGCACCTACACCGACCGTCACGGCCTCAAGGACGTTGTGCGCGAACTCGTGGGCGTCGATCTCTCCAAGCAGCAGCAATCGTCCGATTGGGGCGCCGGGAGCTTGAGCCAGGCGCAGATCGACTACGCTGCGTCCGACGTGCTCTACCTGCATGCCGCCCGCGAGCGTCTCGATGCCATGCTGGCCCGCGAAAGCCGCACCGAGATGGCGCAGGCCTGTTTCGATTTCCTTCCGACCCGATCCAAGCTCGATCTCGCCGGCTGGCCGGAGGTCGACATCTTCGCCCACGCCTGA
- a CDS encoding LptA/OstA family protein, producing MTPRLGPALAAGLALLLAHSAAAAPTKETVKEKPAALGTVGGGKGPIKIDADRLDVFDKENKAIFAGNVVAVQGESTIRCSAMTVHYKRDKDKDASKDAAKSEAEAAEAAKAKAALGGNGIRKVECAGPVTVAQKDQIATGDNAVFDQEAKRIVLTGNVVLSQCQNVTRGSRLVYDMASGRANMDPVAGGRVSAMFVPGEGGQAKGSQPKGCTQPAVAAKPGAKGADKGAEKPAVKTRAQAN from the coding sequence ATGACGCCGCGTCTCGGCCCGGCGCTTGCCGCCGGCCTCGCTCTCCTCCTGGCGCATTCCGCCGCCGCAGCTCCGACCAAGGAGACGGTGAAGGAGAAGCCCGCCGCGCTCGGCACCGTCGGCGGCGGCAAGGGGCCGATCAAGATCGACGCCGACCGGCTCGACGTGTTCGACAAGGAGAACAAGGCGATCTTCGCCGGCAACGTCGTGGCGGTGCAGGGCGAGAGCACGATCCGCTGCTCGGCGATGACGGTCCATTACAAGCGCGACAAGGACAAGGACGCGAGCAAGGACGCGGCAAAGTCGGAGGCTGAAGCCGCCGAGGCTGCGAAGGCCAAGGCGGCGCTCGGCGGCAACGGCATCCGCAAGGTCGAATGCGCCGGCCCCGTGACCGTCGCGCAGAAGGATCAGATCGCCACCGGTGACAATGCGGTGTTCGATCAGGAGGCCAAGCGCATCGTGCTGACCGGCAACGTCGTGCTCAGCCAGTGCCAGAACGTCACCCGTGGCTCGCGTCTCGTCTACGACATGGCGAGCGGGCGGGCCAACATGGACCCGGTGGCAGGCGGACGCGTCTCGGCGATGTTCGTGCCGGGCGAGGGCGGCCAAGCCAAGGGCAGTCAGCCGAAGGGCTGCACCCAGCCGGCCGTCGCGGCCAAGCCCGGTGCCAAAGGGGCCGACAAGGGTGCCGAAAAGCCGGCCGTGAAGACGCGGGCGCAGGCGAACTGA
- the lptB gene encoding LPS export ABC transporter ATP-binding protein: protein MPSGVPLRAVAEPKPASRGRKASWFGRLLGRAGSAPQAASSGVLAGDGGPGVLHVRGLRKSYGSRTVVHEAGLTVHNGEAVGLLGPNGAGKTTIFYMITGLVPADRGFISLDGMEITHLPMYQRARLGIGYLPQEASIFRGLSVEDNIRAVLEVAEPDRKARERKLDSLLEEFDIARLRKSPSIALSGGERRRCEIARALASSPTFMLLDEPFAGIDPIAVGDIQDLVKHLKQRGIGVLITDHNVRETLGLIDRAYIAHSGRILTEGTPEQIVANEDARRLYLGEDFRL from the coding sequence ATGCCTTCGGGCGTGCCGCTTCGCGCGGTCGCCGAGCCGAAGCCGGCGAGCCGAGGCCGCAAAGCCTCATGGTTCGGCCGCCTTCTCGGGCGCGCTGGATCGGCACCGCAGGCGGCCTCCAGCGGGGTGCTCGCCGGGGACGGCGGTCCGGGCGTGCTGCACGTGCGCGGTCTTCGCAAGAGCTACGGTTCCCGCACCGTGGTCCACGAGGCCGGGCTTACCGTCCATAACGGCGAGGCAGTGGGACTGCTGGGCCCCAACGGCGCCGGCAAGACCACGATCTTCTACATGATCACAGGCCTCGTCCCGGCCGATCGCGGCTTCATCAGCCTGGACGGCATGGAGATCACCCATCTGCCGATGTATCAGCGGGCTCGGCTCGGTATCGGCTACCTGCCGCAGGAAGCCTCGATCTTCCGCGGGCTCTCGGTCGAGGATAACATCCGCGCCGTGCTCGAAGTGGCCGAGCCGGACCGCAAGGCCCGCGAGCGCAAGCTCGACTCGCTGCTGGAAGAGTTCGACATCGCGCGCCTGCGCAAGTCGCCGTCGATCGCGCTCTCGGGCGGCGAGCGGCGGCGGTGCGAGATCGCTCGGGCGCTCGCCTCCTCGCCGACCTTCATGCTGCTCGACGAGCCCTTCGCCGGCATCGACCCGATCGCCGTCGGCGACATCCAGGATCTCGTGAAGCACCTGAAGCAACGCGGCATCGGCGTGCTCATCACCGACCACAACGTCCGCGAGACGCTCGGCCTGATCGACCGCGCCTACATCGCCCATTCCGGCCGCATCCTCACCGAAGGCACGCCCGAGCAGATCGTCGCCAACGAGGACGCCCGGCGGCTCTATCTTGGCGAGGATTTCCGGCTTTAG
- the rpoN gene encoding RNA polymerase factor sigma-54: MSLLQRLEMRQGQALVMTPQLLQAIKLLQLSQLDLSAYVDAELERNPLLERAETEGEPERVAPETSGDGAYDGGDGPESETWLGSDMTQSRSEIEGDLDTRLDNVFADENPTPRETGAGDMLSLTPAPYGNAGGSFDGELPDFEATLTAETSLREHLAAQLDLATQSPSDRLIGSFLIDAVDDAGYLREDIDGVAERLGASLDDVARILKLVQTFDPPGVAARDLAECLAIQLREQDRFDPAMQALVSRLDLVAKRDFPALRRLCAVDDEDLVEMLAEIRRLDPKPGRAFGAHAVEVLIPDVFVRPAPDGSWLVELNSEALPRVLVNQSYYARVSKGAVADGDKAFLSECLQTANWLTRSLEQRARTILKVATEIVRQQDAFFLHGVAHLRPLNLKTVAEAIGMHESTVSRVTSNKSIGTSRGTLEMKYFFTAAIPGAAGAASHSSESVRHRIKQLVDAEASDVLSDDALVQRLRDEGVDIARRTVAKYRESLRIPSSIERRREKMATAVR, translated from the coding sequence ATGAGTCTGCTCCAGCGGCTCGAGATGCGTCAGGGCCAAGCCCTGGTGATGACACCGCAACTGTTGCAGGCGATCAAGCTCCTGCAGCTCTCGCAACTCGATCTCTCGGCCTATGTCGATGCCGAGCTGGAGCGCAATCCGCTTCTGGAGCGCGCCGAGACCGAAGGGGAGCCCGAGCGCGTTGCGCCGGAGACCTCGGGCGACGGCGCGTACGACGGGGGCGACGGGCCGGAATCCGAGACATGGCTCGGCTCCGACATGACGCAGAGCCGCAGCGAGATCGAGGGCGACCTCGACACGCGCCTCGACAACGTGTTTGCCGACGAGAACCCCACGCCCCGCGAGACCGGGGCCGGGGACATGCTCTCGCTGACCCCGGCCCCTTACGGCAATGCCGGCGGCAGCTTCGACGGGGAGCTTCCCGATTTCGAAGCGACGCTGACCGCCGAGACCAGCTTGCGCGAGCACCTCGCCGCACAGCTCGATCTCGCGACGCAAAGCCCGTCCGACCGACTGATCGGCAGCTTTCTGATCGATGCGGTGGACGATGCGGGGTACCTGCGCGAGGATATCGACGGCGTGGCGGAGCGGCTCGGCGCCTCGCTCGACGACGTCGCCCGCATCCTGAAACTCGTCCAGACCTTCGATCCGCCGGGCGTGGCCGCCCGCGACCTCGCCGAATGCCTCGCGATCCAGCTTCGCGAGCAGGATCGGTTCGATCCGGCGATGCAGGCGCTGGTCTCGCGCCTCGATCTCGTGGCCAAGCGCGACTTCCCGGCCCTGCGCCGGCTCTGCGCCGTGGACGACGAGGATCTCGTCGAGATGCTGGCCGAGATCCGTCGCCTCGACCCCAAGCCCGGCCGCGCCTTCGGCGCCCACGCGGTCGAGGTGCTGATCCCCGACGTGTTCGTGCGCCCCGCGCCGGACGGCTCCTGGCTGGTGGAGCTGAACTCCGAGGCGCTGCCGCGGGTGCTGGTCAACCAGAGCTATTATGCCCGCGTCTCGAAGGGAGCGGTGGCGGACGGCGACAAGGCGTTCCTGTCCGAATGCCTGCAGACGGCGAACTGGCTCACCCGCAGCCTGGAGCAGCGGGCGCGCACCATCCTCAAGGTGGCCACCGAAATCGTCCGCCAGCAGGACGCGTTCTTCCTGCACGGGGTCGCCCACCTGCGTCCGCTCAACCTGAAGACGGTCGCCGAGGCGATCGGCATGCATGAATCGACCGTCTCCCGCGTCACCTCCAACAAGTCGATCGGCACCAGCCGCGGCACCCTGGAGATGAAGTACTTCTTCACCGCCGCGATCCCCGGCGCGGCCGGTGCCGCGTCCCATTCCTCGGAATCCGTGCGTCACCGCATCAAGCAACTTGTCGATGCGGAAGCCTCCGACGTCCTGTCCGACGACGCGCTGGTGCAGCGGCTGCGCGACGAAGGCGTCGACATCGCCCGCCGCACCGTCGCCAAGTACCGGGAGTCGCTGCGGATCCCGTCGTCGATCGAGCGCCGCCGCGAGAAGATGGCCACGGCCGTCCGCTGA
- the raiA gene encoding ribosome-associated translation inhibitor RaiA, with protein MAGLRVTGHGLDLGTALRGRVEDRMAATLAKYLDPHMSGSCTGHVTLRRDGAAYRTDCVLHLVTGLTLEASGAAHDVHASFEQTADKLEKRLRRYKHKLKDHGAASHNGADIEAAYAVFAAPDDEVDDEPLDAEAEEGAHPPVVAESTRTLKRQSVSEAVTALDMTGAPVVVFVHAGTGRINVVYRRSDGAIGWVDPPGERE; from the coding sequence ATGGCAGGTTTGCGGGTGACGGGGCATGGCCTCGATCTCGGTACGGCCCTGCGAGGCCGGGTCGAGGACCGCATGGCGGCGACCCTCGCGAAGTATCTCGATCCGCATATGAGCGGCAGTTGCACGGGGCACGTGACGCTGCGGCGCGATGGGGCGGCATACCGAACCGACTGCGTCCTGCACCTGGTCACCGGGCTGACGCTGGAAGCCTCGGGCGCGGCGCACGACGTGCATGCGAGCTTCGAGCAGACCGCCGACAAGCTTGAGAAGCGCCTGCGCCGCTACAAGCACAAGCTGAAGGATCACGGCGCGGCGAGCCACAACGGGGCGGATATCGAGGCGGCCTACGCCGTCTTCGCCGCGCCCGACGACGAGGTGGACGACGAGCCGCTCGACGCCGAGGCGGAGGAGGGGGCGCATCCGCCGGTGGTGGCCGAGAGCACGCGCACGCTCAAGCGCCAATCCGTCAGCGAGGCGGTCACTGCCCTCGACATGACCGGCGCCCCGGTCGTCGTGTTCGTTCACGCTGGCACCGGGCGCATCAACGTCGTATATCGGCGCAGTGACGGTGCGATCGGGTGGGTCGATCCGCCCGGCGAGCGGGAATGA
- the ptsN gene encoding PTS IIA-like nitrogen regulatory protein PtsN codes for MPMLEFLNPDSVVSSLRVRDKKHVLQELAAHAVRRLPNLSERDVFETLLHRERLGSTGIGDGVAIPHGKLPQLDRLFGLVARLEKPVDFDALDGQPIDVAFLLLAPEGAGADHLKALAQVARLLREPGMLERIRSARDATALYALLANGPTTQAA; via the coding sequence ATGCCGATGCTCGAATTTCTGAACCCGGACTCGGTCGTTTCTTCGTTGCGCGTGCGGGACAAGAAGCACGTCCTCCAGGAACTGGCCGCCCATGCGGTCCGCCGCCTCCCGAACCTGTCCGAGCGGGACGTCTTCGAAACCCTGCTCCACCGTGAGCGCCTCGGCTCCACGGGGATCGGCGACGGCGTGGCGATCCCCCACGGCAAGCTCCCTCAGCTCGACCGGCTGTTCGGCCTCGTCGCCCGGCTGGAAAAGCCGGTGGATTTCGATGCCCTCGACGGCCAGCCCATCGACGTCGCCTTTCTCCTGCTCGCTCCCGAGGGCGCGGGGGCCGACCACCTGAAGGCACTCGCCCAGGTCGCCCGGCTCCTGCGCGAGCCCGGCATGCTGGAGCGCATCCGCAGCGCCCGCGACGCGACCGCTCTTTATGCCCTGCTCGCCAACGGCCCGACGACCCAGGCCGCCTGA
- the bchI gene encoding magnesium chelatase ATPase subunit I, whose protein sequence is MPAFPFTAIVAQEEMKRALLIAAVDPSVGGVLVFGDRGTGKSTAVRALAALLPKIRAVAGCPYSCSPDSPAEACPHCARGRGKSHQIPVPVVDLPLGATEDRVVGALDLERALTKGEKAFEPGLLARANRGFLYIDEANLLEDHLVDLLLDVAASGVNTVEREGLSLRHPARFVLVGSGNPEEGELRPQLLDRFGLACEVTTPTDIATRIEVVRRRDAYERDGEAFCAAQGKAEKALQKTILSARERLGSVSVPDAVLENAARLCLALGTDGLRGELTLMRTARALAALDGDETVSVAHLRRVAPSALRHRLRRNPLDESGSTARVARAVEEVLGPG, encoded by the coding sequence GTGCCTGCCTTTCCCTTCACCGCCATCGTCGCTCAGGAGGAGATGAAGCGGGCCCTGCTGATCGCGGCGGTCGATCCGTCCGTCGGCGGCGTCCTCGTCTTCGGTGACCGGGGCACCGGCAAGTCCACGGCGGTGCGGGCGCTCGCGGCGCTGCTGCCGAAGATCCGCGCGGTTGCCGGCTGTCCCTATTCCTGCTCGCCCGACAGCCCGGCCGAGGCCTGCCCTCACTGCGCACGCGGACGCGGCAAGAGCCATCAGATCCCGGTGCCAGTGGTCGATCTGCCGCTCGGCGCCACCGAGGACCGGGTGGTCGGCGCGCTCGATCTGGAGCGGGCGCTCACCAAGGGGGAAAAGGCGTTCGAGCCGGGCCTGCTGGCGCGGGCCAACCGCGGCTTCCTCTACATCGACGAGGCGAACCTGCTGGAGGACCATCTCGTGGACCTCCTGCTCGACGTGGCGGCCTCGGGCGTCAACACCGTCGAGCGTGAGGGTCTTTCGCTGCGCCATCCCGCCCGCTTCGTCCTCGTCGGCAGCGGCAACCCGGAGGAGGGGGAGCTGCGTCCGCAGCTTCTCGACCGCTTCGGTCTCGCCTGCGAGGTGACGACGCCGACCGACATCGCAACCCGTATCGAGGTGGTGCGGCGGCGCGACGCCTACGAGCGCGACGGCGAGGCGTTCTGCGCCGCGCAAGGGAAGGCCGAAAAGGCGCTCCAGAAGACGATCCTCTCGGCCCGCGAGCGTCTCGGCAGTGTGAGCGTGCCCGATGCGGTTCTGGAGAACGCAGCCCGGCTCTGCCTCGCCCTCGGCACCGACGGCCTGCGCGGCGAACTCACCCTGATGCGCACCGCCCGTGCGCTTGCCGCCCTCGACGGCGACGAAACGGTCTCCGTGGCGCATCTCCGACGGGTGGCGCCGAGCGCGCTGCGTCACCGCCTGCGCCGCAACCCGCTCGACGAGTCGGGCTCCACGGCGCGCGTGGCGCGGGCCGTGGAGGAGGTTTTGGGACCGGGATAG
- a CDS encoding isochorismatase family cysteine hydrolase, which yields MDGGVALAIIDLQNWMFRYQDRSSQIGRLLTSLNGLISTFEERSLPIYDIVTIHKRDRSTWSKLMLKYDYPCLLEGTPDIEAIEGYLVPPSAQRVVKTQNSAFYGTDFEDRLRAAKIETLMLAGVFIDGCVGLTAADAAQRRFNVICIEDAVGQVDAALRQPLMTWLQQLYEIDVLSAEEAVKRIRQGIPLPPDSTVPSMDPI from the coding sequence ATGGACGGTGGTGTAGCTCTTGCGATCATCGATCTTCAGAACTGGATGTTCCGCTATCAAGATCGCTCCAGTCAGATCGGGCGCCTGTTGACGAGCTTGAATGGATTGATCTCGACATTCGAGGAGCGATCGCTGCCGATCTACGACATCGTAACGATCCATAAGCGGGACCGAAGCACTTGGTCCAAACTTATGTTGAAGTATGATTATCCTTGTCTGCTCGAAGGCACGCCGGACATCGAGGCGATCGAGGGCTACCTCGTGCCTCCCTCGGCTCAACGCGTCGTCAAGACGCAAAACAGTGCGTTCTACGGAACGGACTTCGAGGATCGGCTGCGTGCCGCGAAGATCGAGACGTTGATGTTGGCCGGTGTCTTCATCGACGGGTGCGTCGGATTGACAGCGGCCGATGCCGCTCAACGCCGTTTCAACGTCATCTGCATTGAGGATGCTGTGGGCCAGGTCGATGCTGCCTTGCGCCAGCCGCTCATGACCTGGTTGCAACAGCTCTATGAAATCGATGTGCTGTCTGCAGAAGAAGCCGTCAAACGGATCCGACAAGGAATTCCGCTTCCGCCCGATTCGACGGTGCCTTCCATGGACCCGATCTGA